One genomic window of Glycine soja cultivar W05 chromosome 9, ASM419377v2, whole genome shotgun sequence includes the following:
- the LOC114367831 gene encoding protein phosphatase 1 regulatory inhibitor subunit PPP1R8 homolog → MYGRASSGLDRFKKAQTLEPFSVAVNASSRNGAQPSSKVVGHSSALPPQAQASSNQSQQHAFQKTVGVEAAPLLGQNQQVTQVGGGQSTWQPPDWAIEPRSGVFYLEVLKDGQVLDRINLDRRRNIFGRQIQTCDFVLDHQSVSRQHAAVIPHKNGSIYVIDLGSAHGTFVANERLTKDLPVELEVGQSLRFAASTRAYILRKNDAALFPRPPPPTEINFPPPPDPSDEEAVVAYNTLLNRYGINKADLVSKSGESGSLVSGKNKDCQTERPSKRIRKTRVSFRDQVGGELVEVVGISDGADVETEPGPVGVKEGSLVGKYETLVQITVIPKGKEQSSVKEADSSPKGVTDKLQEVLKKIKTPVKTGIYDDLYGESLSVKVGSSWAYSPALSTGERSPDKEDGAGSGKSPVDGDDDDLFG, encoded by the exons ATGTATGGAAGGGCATCATCAGGTCTTGATAGGTTTAAGAAGGCTCAGACCTTGGAACCATTCTCTGTTGCTGTCAACGCTTCTTCCAGAAATGGTGCCCAACCCTCTAGTAAAGTAGTTGGCCATTCATCTGCTTTGCCTCCACAGGCTCAGGCTTCTTCCAACCAATCCCAACAACATGCATTTCAGAAGACTGTAGGAGTGGAGGCAGCCCCGTTGTTGGGGCAGAATCAGCAGGTGACTCAGGTTGGGGGAGGGCAGTCGACGTGGCAGCCGCCGGATTGGGCGATCGAGCCAAGGTCAGGTGTTTTTTACCTGGAGGTTTTGAAGGATGGCCAGGTGCTAGACCGGATTAATCTGGACAGACGAAGGAATATCTTTGGGAGGCAAATCCAGACTTGTGATTTTGTGCTTGATCATCAGTCTGTCTCTCGCCAACATGCTGCTGTTATTCCTCACAAGAATGGGAG caTATATGTAATTGATTTGGGATCTGCACATGGTACATTTGTTGCAAATGAGCGGTTGACCAAGGATTTGCCAGTTGAGCTTGAAGTGGGACAATCATTGCGATTTGCTGCATCAACAAGAGCATACATATTAAGAAAGAATGATGCAGCTCTTTTCCCTCGGCCTCCACCACCTACAGAGATTAATTTCCCACCGCCTCCTGACCCATCTGATGAAGAAGCTGTTGTAGCTTATAATACGCTACTGAATCGTTATGGCATCAACAAGGCTGATTTAGTGTCCAAATCTGGTGAGTCTGGTAGTTTGGTAAGTGGCAAAAATAAAGATTGCCAAACTGAAAGACCATCTAAGAGAATTAGGAAAACAAGAGTTTCCTTCAGGGATCAAGTTGGGGGAGAGTTAGTTGAGGTTGTTGGAATTTCAGATGGTGCAGATGTAGAAACAGAACCTGGTCCAGTTGGTGTTAAAGAAGGAAGTCTAGTCGGTAAATATGAAACTCTTGTACAGATTACTGTAATACCAAAGGGGAAAGAGCAGTCCTCTGTCAAGGAGGCAGATTCATCCCCAAAAGGTGTGACTGATAAACTACAAGAAGTAttgaaaaagatcaaaaccCCAGTCAAAACTGGGATTTATGATGACCTATATGGAGAATCGTTATCTGTCAAAGTTGGATCTTCCTGGGCATATTCACCTGCACTCAGTACTGGTGAACGATCTCCAGATAAGGAGGATGGTGCGGGGAGCGGAAAGTCACCTGTTGAtggagatgatgatgatttgttTGGGTGA